From a single Bacillus sp. NEB1478 genomic region:
- a CDS encoding YaaC family protein: MFFSSQKTQHYLAYQYEKRNIKDSNGKSFENCYSFIYYLEHGKKYYTLADTAPTEIKPVLLFYGMIQLMKACILTVDPDYPESSSVLAHGLSTRKRKKRSYEFLQDEVKVQKTGLFNHFCEKMFHMKHIEGEKFIMDHLFRLLPELGPLYKQMDNSVHHIKMSKENHNTYTLSNEAADLLHMTDERFIEYVNHSFHSKLNLQNDSGTSFQYIIRLNPDVSPYHCFPLSYHFEEDTYCFPVDREILQLPLLNEFMVHYVILYNLSMISRYDTEWWSELFHTYSSDELPYINQFLNITAQKIPYLFGHWLHAKNIP; encoded by the coding sequence ATGTTTTTTTCTTCTCAAAAAACGCAGCATTATCTAGCTTACCAATATGAAAAGAGAAATATAAAAGACAGTAACGGGAAAAGCTTTGAAAATTGCTATAGCTTTATTTACTATCTGGAACATGGAAAGAAATATTATACGTTAGCTGATACAGCACCAACAGAAATTAAGCCCGTCTTACTGTTTTATGGAATGATCCAGTTAATGAAAGCCTGTATCTTAACCGTCGATCCTGATTACCCGGAATCCAGTTCGGTACTTGCACATGGTCTTTCTACAAGAAAGCGTAAAAAAAGAAGCTATGAATTTCTTCAGGATGAAGTAAAGGTGCAAAAAACTGGGTTGTTCAATCATTTTTGTGAAAAAATGTTCCACATGAAACACATTGAAGGTGAAAAATTTATAATGGATCATCTTTTTAGACTGCTGCCTGAACTGGGACCCTTATATAAACAAATGGATAATTCAGTTCACCATATAAAAATGTCTAAAGAAAATCACAATACTTATACCCTTTCAAACGAGGCTGCAGATCTTCTTCATATGACTGATGAAAGGTTTATTGAATACGTCAATCATTCATTTCACTCAAAACTAAACCTTCAAAATGACAGTGGAACATCCTTCCAATATATTATTAGGTTAAATCCTGATGTCTCGCCTTATCATTGTTTTCCTCTTAGCTATCACTTTGAAGAAGATACGTATTGTTTCCCGGTAGATCGTGAAATTTTGCAATTGCCGCTTTTAAATGAATTTATGGTCCATTATGTGATTCTCTATAATTTAAGCATGATCAGCAGATATGATACCGAATGGTGGAGCGAGTTATTCCACACTTATTCTTCAGACGAACTGCCCTATATCAATCAGTTTTTAAACATAACTGCACAGAAAATTCCCTATCTATTTGGCCATTGGCTTCATGCTAAAAATATACCTTAA